A stretch of Kaistella flava (ex Peng et al. 2021) DNA encodes these proteins:
- a CDS encoding DUF808 domain-containing protein, translating into MASGFFAVLDDIAALMDDVAVASKVATKQTAGILGDDLAVNAEKATGFLSSREVPVLWAIMKGSFVNKLIIIPIAFLLQFIFPPAIKIILILGGLYLAYEGVEKIIEYFFHKKDKHEEVIKEIEDGETAETAEKLKVKSAITTDFILSLEIVIIALGSVLEKSLPIQIITVSIVAILATVGVYGIVALIVRMDDAGYKLIEKSHNKGFFNLLGKSLVKALPIIIKALSIIGTIALLLVSGGIFDHNIELVHRFLPHVTEMGKHALYGIVAGLAMFFIVSAGKKVYSLIKK; encoded by the coding sequence ATGGCTTCAGGATTTTTTGCGGTATTAGATGATATTGCTGCCTTAATGGACGATGTTGCAGTTGCCTCGAAAGTGGCGACTAAGCAGACAGCAGGAATATTGGGCGACGATTTAGCCGTGAATGCCGAGAAAGCCACCGGTTTTTTATCATCACGAGAAGTCCCAGTTCTTTGGGCGATTATGAAAGGTTCTTTTGTGAATAAGTTGATTATTATTCCAATTGCATTTTTGCTGCAGTTTATATTTCCACCAGCCATTAAGATTATTCTTATTTTGGGCGGACTTTATTTGGCTTATGAAGGCGTGGAGAAAATCATCGAATATTTCTTTCATAAAAAAGATAAACACGAAGAAGTCATCAAAGAAATTGAAGATGGCGAAACTGCGGAAACTGCTGAAAAACTCAAAGTCAAATCAGCGATTACGACGGATTTTATTTTGTCTTTAGAAATTGTGATTATCGCTTTAGGTTCGGTTTTAGAAAAATCTTTACCGATACAAATTATAACCGTTTCTATCGTTGCAATTTTAGCAACAGTTGGAGTTTATGGAATTGTTGCTTTGATTGTAAGAATGGATGACGCAGGTTATAAACTTATTGAAAAATCACACAACAAAGGATTTTTTAATTTGTTGGGTAAATCTTTAGTAAAAGCATTGCCAATCATTATAAAAGCCTTATCGATTATTGGAACGATTGCATTGTTATTGGTTTCAGGTGGAATTTTTGACCATAATATAGAACTGGTTCACCGGTTTTTACCACACGTGACTGAAATGGGGAAACACGCTCTGTACGGAATTGTAGCAGGTCTAGCAATGTTTTTTATCGTAAGTGCTGGAAAGAAAGTTTATTCTTTAATCA
- a CDS encoding Gfo/Idh/MocA family oxidoreductase: MQLVKVGLCAFGMSGKVFHAPFLKEHPGFFMSAIVERSKQESKAKYPETTIFRSVEEMLQNADIELVVVNTPVQTHFEYVKMALEAGKNVIVEKPFTVDVSEAEILVNLAKEKNLFLSVYQNRRFDRDYLQVQNILEEGKLGSLKEVEIRFDRFRTEPSAKEHKENPQLKGSGSVHDLGSHLIDQATQLFGFPEKLFADVFSMKGQAFANDYFEILLYYKNDLRVRLKSSVFSKEAHYAYILHGNKGSFLQERTDDQENELVAGAIPTFNEDWTKPLNEPDGILNYLNENSDTKRILTSSEPGNYMNYYQEIYEHIVFGYPLPSPGSEIIQNMKIIEASLESSKEGQVVDLRDF; encoded by the coding sequence ATGCAACTGGTAAAAGTCGGACTTTGCGCCTTTGGAATGAGTGGAAAAGTATTTCACGCACCCTTTTTAAAAGAACATCCCGGATTTTTCATGTCCGCAATTGTGGAAAGGTCCAAACAAGAATCAAAAGCCAAATATCCCGAAACCACTATTTTCAGATCTGTGGAAGAAATGCTTCAAAATGCCGATATTGAACTAGTGGTTGTCAACACACCCGTTCAAACCCATTTCGAATATGTAAAAATGGCTCTGGAAGCGGGGAAAAATGTGATTGTAGAAAAACCTTTTACGGTAGATGTTTCAGAAGCTGAAATTTTAGTGAATTTAGCAAAAGAAAAAAACCTTTTCTTAAGTGTTTATCAAAACCGCAGATTCGACCGTGATTATCTTCAGGTTCAAAATATTTTAGAAGAAGGGAAATTAGGATCTTTAAAAGAAGTCGAAATTCGTTTCGATAGATTTCGTACAGAACCGAGCGCAAAAGAGCATAAAGAAAATCCACAGCTGAAAGGTTCCGGCTCAGTTCATGATTTGGGATCACATCTTATCGATCAGGCAACTCAACTTTTTGGTTTCCCGGAAAAACTCTTTGCCGATGTATTTTCAATGAAAGGTCAAGCTTTTGCAAATGATTATTTTGAAATCCTGCTCTACTATAAAAATGATTTACGCGTTCGTTTAAAATCTTCGGTCTTTAGCAAAGAAGCGCATTACGCTTATATTCTCCACGGCAATAAAGGAAGTTTTTTACAGGAAAGAACCGACGATCAGGAAAATGAATTGGTCGCTGGAGCTATTCCAACTTTCAACGAAGACTGGACAAAACCTTTAAACGAACCGGACGGAATTCTTAACTATCTAAACGAAAATTCCGACACAAAAAGAATCTTAACTTCCAGCGAACCCGGCAATTACATGAATTACTATCAGGAGATTTACGAACATATTGTTTTCGGATATCCATTACCTTCACCTGGTTCAGAAATTATTCAGAATATGAAAATCATTGAAGCCTCTTTGGAAAGCTCAAAGGAAGGACAGGTTGTTGATTTGAGGGATTTCTAA
- a CDS encoding endonuclease/exonuclease/phosphatase family protein, whose translation MLPLIPHQHWFFRIWEFARFQVVIIQLTVLVIGLFFFEPKTVIFWGTILISFGFIINHIVILIPYTVIYKRNTVKEVAKDSELISIISVNVYQFNNEYQRLIDLVNEVKPDILLTMESNQAWENALTKIENDYPNFKKVALENTYGIHFYTRLKVESIKVNYFIADDLPSIEASLLTDSGERFTFFGVHPPPPSPTEEETSKERDGELLSIAKEARTIKDPVIVVGDFNNVAWARASVLFRKTSELIDPRIGRGFVSTFHAKYWLLRFPIDLFFHSTDIFIEDFKTLRNIGSDHLPLYCTFFINKKVDIQEDELETLHEDDLEEVDELIEKGIEEDGNRPTVAEE comes from the coding sequence AATTGACCGTTTTGGTGATAGGACTATTTTTCTTCGAGCCTAAGACTGTAATCTTCTGGGGAACTATCCTGATTTCTTTCGGTTTCATTATCAACCATATCGTCATTTTAATTCCGTACACCGTCATTTATAAGAGAAATACTGTAAAAGAAGTTGCGAAAGATTCTGAATTAATTTCCATTATCTCAGTGAATGTTTATCAGTTCAATAACGAATATCAAAGATTGATTGATTTGGTGAACGAAGTAAAACCCGACATTCTATTAACCATGGAATCCAATCAGGCTTGGGAAAATGCCTTAACCAAAATTGAAAATGACTATCCCAATTTTAAAAAAGTTGCTTTAGAAAACACTTATGGAATTCACTTCTATACGCGACTGAAAGTAGAATCCATTAAAGTCAATTATTTTATCGCCGACGATTTACCGAGTATTGAAGCTTCTCTGCTCACAGACAGCGGCGAACGTTTTACCTTTTTCGGAGTTCATCCGCCGCCGCCAAGTCCGACCGAAGAAGAGACCTCAAAAGAGCGTGATGGCGAATTATTATCCATCGCAAAAGAAGCGAGAACGATAAAAGATCCTGTCATTGTGGTCGGTGATTTTAACAATGTCGCCTGGGCAAGAGCTTCCGTTTTATTCCGGAAAACCTCCGAATTAATTGATCCCAGAATCGGACGCGGATTTGTGTCGACCTTTCACGCAAAATATTGGTTACTTCGATTTCCCATCGATTTATTTTTCCATTCCACCGACATTTTCATAGAAGATTTCAAAACACTGCGAAATATTGGCAGCGATCATTTGCCGCTCTACTGCACATTTTTCATCAATAAGAAAGTCGATATTCAGGAAGACGAATTAGAAACTTTGCACGAAGATGATTTGGAAGAAGTCGACGAACTCATTGAAAAAGGCATTGAAGAAGATGGCAATCGCCCGACCGTTGCGGAGGAATAA